In Anopheles merus strain MAF unplaced genomic scaffold, AmerM5.1 LNR4000809, whole genome shotgun sequence, a single window of DNA contains:
- the LOC121603067 gene encoding uncharacterized protein LOC121603067 → MWTYMMAAARGDRAMSSISSRHQSNRNEFDSPSIYHFNRVQRPLYNTTHRAPQLSNGPVSISTTPFGSNTIYQSYMPQTASLDSFNSGATNPSFSTTGGTPPPPPIGGSGRVAPATGSGTTPTAGRRQQAAAALPFTTRNRPEVATELPVTPKNNHLSQAVIESERGDVQVGE, encoded by the exons ATGTGGACCTACATGATGGCAGCGGCCCGAGGTGACCGGGCAATGTCATCGATATCGTCACGTCATCAGAGCAATCGGAATGAGTTTGACTCGCCAAG CATTTACCACTTCAATCGAGTGCAACGACCACTGTACAACACGACGCACCGGGCACCACAGCTCTCCAATGGACCGGTCAGCATTAGTACGACTCCGTTCGGGAGCAACACGATCTACCAGAGCTACATGCCGCAGACCGCTTCGCTCGACAGCTTCAACAGTGGGGCCACGAATCCCAGCTTCTCGACCACGGGTGGcacaccgccgccgccgccgatcGGTGGATCCGGCCGTGTTGCGCCGGCCACCGGAAGCGGCACCACACCAACGGCCGGGCGGCGACAGCAGGCCGCAGCAGCGTTACCCTTCACGACCCGCAACCGGCCTGAGGTAGCTACGGAGCTGCCGGTCACGCCGAAGAACAACCATCTAAGCCAAGCTGTGATAGAGAGCGAGCGGGGCGATGTTCAGGTAGGTGAATGA